One Sphingomonas sp. SUN039 genomic window carries:
- a CDS encoding S9 family peptidase — protein sequence MPTVVKAQGASSPNAISTPAAAAAGRYPIWVFGKKVAFRGPSISPDGTKLAVQFARNGKGAIGIIDLAKPGTPPTFVMSTDEVRETGDRTVDGYTWVGNDNIVITLISRETIGGQLGDVTRLIGYNLNRKNVIPLAWDGAVFSADDVLYIDHDKGTFLLQRESNAYGTEMMRNPEVVSVDVNTGKFSVVQRPNAIVGNWHADATGVIRAADAGDSSTDTSGRRRLLYRSNGKEPFRTVLNEADATFTGTQVTPSFFLPEPDSALSLNNKDEYRRIYKLDMKTMKLGDVVFERPGYDVGGIVTNWDDTKVIGYRYTDTRNRTVWIDKDWQVIQSLMDEQFGRGNAQIASRDKKDEKLVFYVAKPSQPGGYYLFDTVSGKLQLIGWRDAVFKDADLNPSTMITYTARDGTKIPALVTLPRARLGQKNLPVVVLPHGGPFGLRDRESFDTEGSWHQALAEQGYVVIKPNYRGSGGYGKTFTLKGRTPEGYGKTMQDDLNDAVAWFAKDGLIDPKRACVMGWSYGGYAAARGAQRDPDLWRCAVAGAGIYDVPMMTRWDKEHLSTFSAKFQATSNDPEGISSARHTDSKWAPILIVAGLRDQRIPIEQSRTLVSRLKASGKKDGVDFRYVEQPKGTHQLPYEELHVQWLEEALGWLERWNPAYVATDKDKPLPFIAVDMSLKPKAM from the coding sequence GTGCCGACAGTCGTTAAAGCACAAGGCGCGAGCTCTCCCAATGCCATTTCAACCCCGGCGGCTGCTGCCGCCGGACGTTATCCGATCTGGGTATTTGGGAAGAAGGTCGCATTTCGCGGTCCGAGCATATCGCCAGACGGCACGAAGCTCGCCGTGCAATTTGCCCGAAACGGAAAGGGCGCGATCGGCATCATCGACCTCGCAAAGCCCGGGACGCCACCAACGTTCGTCATGTCGACCGATGAAGTTAGAGAAACGGGTGATAGGACGGTCGATGGTTATACGTGGGTCGGAAACGATAACATAGTAATTACGCTGATTTCCCGAGAAACGATTGGCGGACAGCTAGGCGACGTCACTCGGCTAATCGGTTATAACCTGAATCGCAAAAACGTCATTCCGCTTGCGTGGGACGGAGCAGTCTTTTCGGCTGACGACGTTCTCTACATCGACCACGACAAGGGCACTTTTCTGCTCCAACGCGAAAGCAATGCCTATGGCACTGAAATGATGCGAAATCCTGAGGTCGTGTCAGTGGACGTCAACACCGGCAAGTTCTCGGTCGTTCAGCGTCCCAATGCGATCGTCGGGAACTGGCATGCAGATGCGACCGGCGTGATCCGCGCCGCCGACGCAGGAGATAGCAGCACCGACACCTCTGGTAGGCGCCGCCTTCTTTATCGCTCGAACGGTAAAGAGCCGTTTCGCACAGTGCTGAATGAAGCCGATGCTACTTTCACGGGAACTCAAGTCACACCGTCCTTCTTCCTGCCGGAGCCTGACAGCGCATTGTCGCTCAACAATAAGGACGAATATCGTCGGATTTATAAGCTCGATATGAAGACAATGAAGCTCGGCGACGTCGTATTTGAGCGCCCGGGCTATGATGTGGGCGGCATCGTGACGAATTGGGACGACACCAAGGTCATTGGATACCGATACACCGATACGCGTAATCGGACCGTATGGATCGACAAGGACTGGCAGGTTATCCAGTCGCTAATGGATGAACAATTCGGGCGAGGAAATGCTCAAATCGCGTCGCGCGACAAGAAGGATGAAAAGCTCGTCTTCTATGTCGCGAAACCCAGTCAGCCGGGTGGTTACTATCTGTTCGACACAGTTTCAGGAAAACTACAGTTGATCGGATGGCGCGATGCCGTATTTAAGGACGCAGACCTGAACCCTTCGACGATGATCACCTACACGGCACGGGACGGGACCAAGATTCCTGCGCTCGTCACCCTTCCACGAGCACGTCTCGGCCAGAAAAATCTTCCTGTTGTCGTCCTGCCGCATGGAGGCCCCTTTGGCCTTCGTGATCGAGAGTCCTTCGATACCGAAGGGTCGTGGCATCAGGCGCTTGCCGAGCAAGGTTATGTCGTAATCAAGCCTAACTACCGCGGGTCGGGCGGCTATGGCAAAACCTTCACACTCAAGGGCCGCACTCCCGAGGGCTATGGCAAGACGATGCAAGACGATCTCAACGATGCGGTCGCGTGGTTCGCCAAAGACGGCCTGATCGATCCTAAACGGGCCTGTGTCATGGGCTGGTCGTACGGCGGCTATGCTGCAGCACGTGGCGCGCAGCGGGATCCCGACCTATGGCGTTGCGCGGTCGCGGGTGCGGGCATTTACGACGTACCGATGATGACACGCTGGGACAAGGAACACCTGAGCACCTTCAGCGCGAAATTCCAGGCGACGTCGAACGATCCTGAAGGCATATCTTCAGCACGTCATACCGACAGTAAGTGGGCACCGATCCTCATCGTTGCCGGCCTCCGCGATCAGCGCATTCCCATCGAACAGTCGCGGACGCTGGTGTCCCGGCTGAAGGCATCTGGCAAGAAGGACGGCGTCGATTTCCGTTACGTCGAGCAACCCAAGGGGACGCACCAACTTCCTTACGAGGAACTTCATGTGCAGTGGCTTGAGGAGGCGCTGGGCTGGCTCGAGCGTTGGAACCCCGCCTATGTAGCAACCGACAAGGACAAGCCGTTGCCTTTTATTGCCGTCGACATGTCTTTAAAACCGAAGGCGATGTGA
- a CDS encoding sodium-translocating pyrophosphatase gives MNFILIAILCGFAAVLYGIVTSRQVLSASPGNAKMVEIGAAIQEGAQAYLTRQYRTIAIVGVVVAVLVGVFLNVIPAVGFVLGAVLSGATGFIGMNISVRANVRTAQAASVGLQEGLTMAFRAGAITGMLVAGLALLAIAVFFWYLTGPAGYAPNDRTVITALTALALGASLVSIFARLGGGIFTKAADVGADLVGKVEAGIPEDDPRNPAVIADNVGDNVGDCAGMAADLFETYVVTFGATMVLVAITLAATTSAAELMALMTLPLLVGGVCVLTSIIGTYFVRLGSSKNIMGAMYKGFLVTAILSAVAIWFATDAVLGGMETTIGASVDGTGGFTGRILYYCMFLGLVITGLLIWITEYYTGTNYRPVRSIAKASETGHGTNVIQGLAISLEATALPTLVIVIGIIVAFKLAGLIGIAFAATSMLALGGMVVALDAYGPVTDNAGGIAEMAGMDDSVREKTDALDAVGNTTKAVTKGYAIGSAGLAALVLFASYTADLREFFPQMNVNFSLENPYVIVGLLLGALLPYLFGAMGMTAVGRAAGEVVTDVRDQFAKNPGIMTYEVKPDYARTVDLVTKAAIKEMILPSLLPVLAPIVVYFAIYAVAGQADAFAALGALLLGVIVSGLFVAISMTSGGGAWDNAKKYIEDGNHGGKGSEAHKAAVTGDTVGDPYKDTAGPAVNPMIKITNIVALLLLAALAHGAM, from the coding sequence CCAGTACCGCACGATTGCCATCGTCGGCGTTGTCGTCGCGGTGCTCGTCGGGGTTTTCCTCAATGTCATTCCGGCGGTCGGCTTCGTGCTCGGCGCGGTGCTGTCGGGCGCAACCGGCTTTATCGGGATGAACATCTCGGTACGCGCCAACGTCCGCACCGCGCAGGCGGCTTCGGTCGGCCTTCAGGAAGGCCTGACCATGGCGTTCCGTGCGGGGGCGATCACCGGCATGCTGGTGGCGGGCCTCGCGCTCCTCGCGATTGCGGTGTTCTTCTGGTATCTGACCGGTCCTGCCGGCTATGCCCCCAATGACCGCACGGTCATCACGGCGCTGACCGCGCTGGCACTCGGCGCGTCGCTCGTGTCGATCTTCGCGCGTCTCGGCGGTGGTATCTTTACCAAGGCTGCCGACGTCGGGGCCGATCTGGTCGGCAAGGTCGAAGCCGGAATCCCCGAGGACGATCCCCGCAACCCCGCCGTCATCGCCGATAACGTCGGCGACAATGTCGGCGACTGCGCGGGCATGGCCGCCGATCTGTTCGAAACCTATGTCGTGACTTTCGGCGCGACGATGGTGCTGGTCGCGATCACGCTGGCGGCGACGACCAGCGCGGCGGAACTGATGGCGCTGATGACCTTGCCGCTGCTCGTCGGCGGTGTCTGCGTCCTGACCTCGATCATCGGCACCTATTTCGTGCGTCTGGGTTCGTCGAAGAACATCATGGGCGCTATGTACAAGGGCTTCCTGGTGACCGCGATCCTGTCGGCGGTAGCGATCTGGTTCGCGACCGATGCGGTGCTCGGCGGCATGGAAACCACCATCGGCGCCAGCGTCGACGGCACCGGCGGCTTTACCGGGCGTATCCTGTATTATTGCATGTTCCTGGGGCTGGTCATCACCGGTCTGCTGATCTGGATCACCGAATATTACACCGGCACCAACTACCGCCCGGTCCGCAGCATCGCCAAGGCGTCGGAAACGGGCCATGGTACCAACGTCATCCAGGGGCTGGCGATCAGCCTCGAAGCGACGGCGCTGCCGACGTTGGTGATCGTGATCGGCATCATCGTCGCGTTCAAGCTGGCGGGCCTGATCGGCATCGCCTTCGCCGCGACGTCGATGCTGGCGCTGGGCGGCATGGTCGTGGCGCTGGATGCTTATGGTCCGGTCACCGACAATGCGGGCGGTATCGCCGAAATGGCGGGCATGGACGACAGCGTGCGTGAAAAGACCGACGCGCTCGACGCGGTCGGCAACACGACCAAGGCCGTGACCAAGGGCTATGCCATCGGTTCGGCGGGTCTGGCAGCGCTGGTGCTGTTCGCGTCGTACACGGCGGACTTGCGCGAGTTCTTCCCGCAGATGAATGTCAACTTCAGCCTCGAAAATCCGTACGTGATCGTGGGTCTCCTGCTCGGCGCGTTGTTGCCGTATCTGTTCGGCGCGATGGGCATGACGGCGGTCGGCCGTGCAGCGGGCGAAGTCGTCACCGACGTGCGCGACCAGTTCGCCAAGAACCCGGGCATCATGACCTACGAGGTCAAGCCCGATTACGCCCGCACCGTCGATCTGGTGACCAAGGCGGCGATCAAGGAAATGATCCTGCCGTCGCTGCTGCCGGTGCTCGCCCCCATCGTGGTCTATTTCGCGATCTATGCGGTTGCGGGGCAGGCCGATGCATTTGCAGCCCTGGGTGCACTCCTCCTCGGCGTGATCGTCTCGGGCCTGTTCGTGGCCATCTCGATGACCTCCGGCGGCGGCGCGTGGGACAATGCCAAAAAGTACATCGAAGACGGCAACCACGGCGGCAAGGGCAGCGAAGCCCATAAGGCCGCGGTCACCGGCGACACGGTGGGCGATCCGTACAAGGATACGGCGGGCCCGGCGGTGAACCCGATGATCAAGATCACCAACATCGTCGCGCTGCTGCTGCTCGCAGCGCTCGCGCACGGGGCGATGTAA